In Elephas maximus indicus isolate mEleMax1 chromosome 4, mEleMax1 primary haplotype, whole genome shotgun sequence, a genomic segment contains:
- the CBY1 gene encoding protein chibby homolog 1 isoform X2 — protein MEKGAVIDLSFIRPKMPLFGNTFSPKKTPPRKSASLSNLHSLDRSTREVELGLDYGTPTMNLAGQSLKFENGQWIADTGISAGVDRREAQRLRRRNQQLEEENNLLRLKVDILLDMLSETTAESHLMEKELDELKSVSRRRK, from the exons ATG GAGAAGGGAGCAGTGATTGACCTTTCCTTCATCAGGCCAAAGATGCCTCTCTTTGGGAATACGTTCAGTCCGAAGAAGACGCCTCCTCGGAAGtcagcttctctctccaaccTTCACTCT CTGGACCGGTCCACCCGGGAGGTTGAACTGGGCCTTGACTACGGAACACCCACCATGAACCTGGCAGGGCAAAGCCTCAAGTTTGAGAATGGCCAGTGGATAGCAG ACACTGGGATTAGTGCAGGTGTGGACCGGAGGGAGGCTCAGCGCCTTCGCAGGCGGAACCAGCAGTTGGAGGAAGAGAACAATCTCTTGCGGCTGAAAGTGGACATCCTGCTAGACATG CTCTCTGAGACCACTGCTGAATCCCACCTGATGGAGAAGGAACTGGATGAACTGAAGAGTGTCAGCCGGAGGAGGAAATGA
- the CBY1 gene encoding protein chibby homolog 1 isoform X1 translates to MVAHFKLLQHPGPHPCLLHHQAGSILEKGAVIDLSFIRPKMPLFGNTFSPKKTPPRKSASLSNLHSLDRSTREVELGLDYGTPTMNLAGQSLKFENGQWIADTGISAGVDRREAQRLRRRNQQLEEENNLLRLKVDILLDMLSETTAESHLMEKELDELKSVSRRRK, encoded by the exons ATGGTGGCACACTTCAAACTCCTGCAACATCCTGGTCCCCACCCCTGTCTTCTCCACCACCAAGCTGGAAGCATTCTG GAGAAGGGAGCAGTGATTGACCTTTCCTTCATCAGGCCAAAGATGCCTCTCTTTGGGAATACGTTCAGTCCGAAGAAGACGCCTCCTCGGAAGtcagcttctctctccaaccTTCACTCT CTGGACCGGTCCACCCGGGAGGTTGAACTGGGCCTTGACTACGGAACACCCACCATGAACCTGGCAGGGCAAAGCCTCAAGTTTGAGAATGGCCAGTGGATAGCAG ACACTGGGATTAGTGCAGGTGTGGACCGGAGGGAGGCTCAGCGCCTTCGCAGGCGGAACCAGCAGTTGGAGGAAGAGAACAATCTCTTGCGGCTGAAAGTGGACATCCTGCTAGACATG CTCTCTGAGACCACTGCTGAATCCCACCTGATGGAGAAGGAACTGGATGAACTGAAGAGTGTCAGCCGGAGGAGGAAATGA
- the CBY1 gene encoding protein chibby homolog 1 isoform X3: MPLFGNTFSPKKTPPRKSASLSNLHSLDRSTREVELGLDYGTPTMNLAGQSLKFENGQWIADTGISAGVDRREAQRLRRRNQQLEEENNLLRLKVDILLDMLSETTAESHLMEKELDELKSVSRRRK; the protein is encoded by the exons ATGCCTCTCTTTGGGAATACGTTCAGTCCGAAGAAGACGCCTCCTCGGAAGtcagcttctctctccaaccTTCACTCT CTGGACCGGTCCACCCGGGAGGTTGAACTGGGCCTTGACTACGGAACACCCACCATGAACCTGGCAGGGCAAAGCCTCAAGTTTGAGAATGGCCAGTGGATAGCAG ACACTGGGATTAGTGCAGGTGTGGACCGGAGGGAGGCTCAGCGCCTTCGCAGGCGGAACCAGCAGTTGGAGGAAGAGAACAATCTCTTGCGGCTGAAAGTGGACATCCTGCTAGACATG CTCTCTGAGACCACTGCTGAATCCCACCTGATGGAGAAGGAACTGGATGAACTGAAGAGTGTCAGCCGGAGGAGGAAATGA
- the TOMM22 gene encoding mitochondrial import receptor subunit TOM22 homolog, which produces MAAAAVAAGPGVPVSPDELLPKGDTEKTEEDLEEDDDEELDETLSERLWGLTEMFPERVRSAAGATFDLSLFVAQKMYRFSRAALWIGTTSFMILVLPVVFETEKLQMEQQQQLQQRQILLGPNTGLSGGMPGALPSLPGKI; this is translated from the exons ATGGCCGCCGCCGCAGTTGCTGCTGGCCCTGGGGTGCCAGTGTCCCCGGACGAATTGCTCCCGAAAGGCGACACCGAGAAGACTGAGGAGGATCTGGAAGAGGACGACGACGAGGAG CTAGATGAGACCCTGTCGGAGAGACTATGGGGTCTGACGGAGATGTTCCCGGAGAGGGTCCGGTCCGCGGCCGGAGCCACTTTTGATCTCTCCCTCTTTGTGGCTCAGAAAATGTACAG GTTTTCTAGGGCAGCCTTATGGATCGGGACCACCTCCTTTATGATCCTGGTTCTTCCTGTTGTCTTTGAAACAGAGAAGTTGCAAATGGAGCAACAGCAGCAACTGCAGCAGCGACAG ATACTTCTAGGGCCCAACACAGGCCTGTCAGGAGGAATGCCAGGGGCTCTACCTTCACTTCCTGGAAAAATCTAG